One Verrucomicrobiia bacterium genomic window, GGCCAGGTCGGCTGGTTCTGGGTGCTGGTGTCGGTCGGGGTGGCCTTGATTTGGTTCGCGATGCGCGGCCGCTTGCTGGCCGCCGGTTTCAACTGGGGCGGCCTCCTGGTGTGCGGGCTGCTGGTGGTCGATCTGGGCCGGGCCAACCTGCCGTGGATCGTGTATTGGAACTATCCCGACAAGTATGCGGCCAACCCGGTCATCGATTTTCTACGAACCAAGCCATACGAGCATCGGGTGGCGGCGTTGCCGTTTCGGTCCCCGCCGCAACTATCCCTGCTTGACCAGATTTACCGCATCGAATGGATGCAGCAACATTTTCCCTACTACAACATTCAAAGCCTCGATATCGTGCAGATGCCGCGTGAACCGGTGGATTTGAAGGCTTTTGAATCCACCTTGCAGTTCCAGGGAACGGAGGAGTCGTTGCCCATGGTGACGCGGCGGTGGGAGTTGACCAATACCCGTTATCTTCTGGGGCCGGCAGGGTTTTTGGATGTTTTAAACAGCCAGCTCGATCCGGTGAAAAAACGGTTCCGCTATGCGTTGCGCTTCGACATTACGCCCAAGCCGGGGGTGTTGGAGCCGACCCAGGCTCAGGACTTCACCGCTGTGGCGAACACCAATGGTGTTTATGCCATTTTCGATTTTACCGGGGCGCTTCCGCGCGTGAAGCTTTATGCGGACTGGCAGGTGGTAACCAACGATCAAGCGGCCCTCGCGCGGCTGGCCAGCCCGAAGTTTGATCCGGAGCAAAGCGTTTTGGTTGACACCCCGCTCGACGCGGCGGGTTCCACCAATGGGACTGCTGGGCACGTCGATTTCGTGTCCTACGCCAACAAACACATTGTGCTGAAGGCCGATGCCAAAGGGCCGGCGGTCTTGCTTTTAAATGATCACTATGATCCGGGCTGGACCGTAAGAGTGGATGGCAGGCCCGTCACGATGTTGCGCTGCAATTATCTGATGCGTGGGGTGTATCTGTCCGGCGGTGAGCACACCGTTGATTTCTCGTTCCGTTTTCCCTCCATGACGCTTTACGTCACCGCGGCCGCCTTGGGACTGGGCATCATTCTGGTCGGCGTCTTAATCACGGCTGAACGACGCCGGAAGGTGGGACCCTCCGGTTCCCAATCCGCTTCGTCCGCCCCAAAAACTTCAAGTGCGGGCTGAAGCGGCACGCGCTCGCCCGGTCGCTGCCACTTGGTTCCGCCTTCGCCCTGCGTCAATCGGGCAATGCCGCATAACGTGCCCGCATTTCGTGTAGTATCCAAACTGTTGCTGCTCCGTTCCCCGTCCGAGGCTTGCACGGCTGGTGCGGCCGCCGCATAATCGCAGCTCCTTTGTCGGTTTCACCAACGCATTTGTAATTATGAGCAACGCACCCATTCGTGTCGCCATC contains:
- a CDS encoding YfhO family protein, whose protein sequence is GQVGWFWVLVSVGVALIWFAMRGRLLAAGFNWGGLLVCGLLVVDLGRANLPWIVYWNYPDKYAANPVIDFLRTKPYEHRVAALPFRSPPQLSLLDQIYRIEWMQQHFPYYNIQSLDIVQMPREPVDLKAFESTLQFQGTEESLPMVTRRWELTNTRYLLGPAGFLDVLNSQLDPVKKRFRYALRFDITPKPGVLEPTQAQDFTAVANTNGVYAIFDFTGALPRVKLYADWQVVTNDQAALARLASPKFDPEQSVLVDTPLDAAGSTNGTAGHVDFVSYANKHIVLKADAKGPAVLLLNDHYDPGWTVRVDGRPVTMLRCNYLMRGVYLSGGEHTVDFSFRFPSMTLYVTAAALGLGIILVGVLITAERRRKVGPSGSQSASSAPKTSSAG